The following are from one region of the Henckelia pumila isolate YLH828 unplaced genomic scaffold, ASM3356847v2 CTG_429, whole genome shotgun sequence genome:
- the LOC140871159 gene encoding ankyrin repeat-containing protein ITN1-like isoform X1: MSSPVKIADDVDSEQGLSTPTTSQNPLAEPSPSPSPSSSTAPALVLSNSGKRIDQSGKKKYVKQVTGRHNDTELHLAAQKGDLVAVKQILDDINSQMVRTLSGADFDIEVAEIRASVVNEVNELGETALFTAADKGHINVVKELLKFSNKETLTKKNRSLFDPLHIAASHGHHEIVQVLLDHDPSLIKTIGPANATPLVTAASRGHTAVVNKLLSKDCSLLEISRSNGKNALHFAARQGHVDIVKALLDKDSQLARRTDKKGQTALHMAVKGVSCEVVKLLLDADAAIVMLPDKLGNTALHVATRKKRPKIVDELLRLPDSNVNALSRDHKTALDIAEDLPLSEESSQLKACLLHYGAVRANELNQPRDELRKTVSQIKKDVHIQLEQTKRTNKNVHGIAKELRKLHREGINNATNSVTVVAVLFATVAFAAIFTVPGGDDNNGMAVVVSSISFKIFFIFNAIALFTSLAVVVVQITLVRGETKAERRVVEVINKLMWLASVCTSVAFMASSYIVVGRRHEWAAILVTLVGGVIMAGVLGTMTYYVVRSKRIRSMRKKEKCGRSGSNSWHQSEFSNSDIDPIYAL, encoded by the exons CAGATGATGTAGACTCGGAGCAAGGTTTATCTACTCCAACAACAAGCCAAAACCCATTGGCTGAGCCTTCACCGTCACCATCACCGTCCTCGTCTACTGCACCAGCTCTGGTTCTATCAAATTCGGGGAAGCGAATTGACCAGTCAGGCAAAAAGAAATACGTAAAACAGGTGACTGGTCGTCACAATGACACCGAGTTGCATTTGGCAGCTCAAAAAGGTGATCTTGTCGCAGTGAAGCAGATACTAGATGATATTAATTCTCAAATGGTGAGGACTCTAAGTGGAGCAGATTTTGACATAGAGGTTGCGGAAATCAGGGCATCGGTTGTTAATGAGGTGAATGAGTTGGGAGAGACAGCATTATTCACTGCAGCTGACAAAGGACACATTAATGTGGTTAAGGAGCTTCTCAAGTTCTCCAACAAGGAAACACTTACTAAGAAGAACCGATCATTATTTGATCCCCTGCATATTGCTGCAAGTCATGGACACCATG AGATTGTGCAAGTGCTGTTAGATCATGATCCTAGCTTAATTAAAACAATTGGTCCTGCAAATGCAACTCCTCTAGTAACTGCGGCTTCAAGAGGCCATACTGCGGTGGTTAACAAACTGTTATCAAAGGATTGCAGCTTGCTAGAAATTTCTAGATCAAATGGAAAAAATGCATTACACTTTGCAGCCAGACAAGGGCATGTCGACATTGTCAAGGCATTGCTAGACAAAGATTCACAATTGGCTCGAAGGACCGACAAAAAGGGGCAAACAGCATTACATATGGCTGTGAAAGGGGTTAGCTGCGAAGTTGTGAAATTACTTCTAGATGCTGATGCAGCCATCGTTATGCTGCCCGACAAACTTGGAAACACGGCTTTACATGTGGCCACGAGGAAAAAGCGACCAAAG ATAGTTGATGAGTTATTACGTCTACCTGATTCGAATGTGAATGCACTATCACGAGACCACAAGACTGCTCTAGACATTGCTGAAGATCTTCCCCTTTCCGAAGAATCCTCCCAGTTAAAGGCATGCCTATTACATTACGGTGCTGTGCGAGCCAACGAATTGAATCAACCCAGAGATGAGCTACGCAAAACCGTCtctcaaataaaaaaagatGTTCACATTCAGCTTGAACAAACAAAGAGAACAAATAAAAATGTCCATGGAATTGCTAAAGAGCTTCGGAAACTACACCGAGAAGGTATAAATAATGCCACCAACTCGGTGACTGTGGTAGCTGTGCTCTTCGCAACAGTTGCCTTTGCAGCCATTTTCACAGTGCCTGGTGGGGACGACAACAATGGAATGGCAGTGGTTGTGAGTAGTATTTCCttcaaaattttctttattttcaacGCCATCGCACTTTTTACGTCCTTGGCTGTTGTCGTGGTTCAAATTACTCTGGTTAGAGGTGAGACGAAGGCTGAAAGACGTGTGGTAGAAGTTATCAACAAACTTATGTGGTTGGCTTCCGTGTGCACATCGGTGGCATTTATGGCGTCTTCATATATAGTGGTTGGCCGGAGACATGAATGGGCTGCAATACTGGTTACACTTGTTGGAGGAGTTATAATGGCTGGGGTTCTTGGAACAATGACCTATTATGTGGTGAGGTCCAAGAGGATACGATCCATGAGGAAGAAGGAGAAATGTGGTCGGAGTGGCTCCAACTCatggcatcagtcagaattttCAAATTCGGACATCGACCCAATTTACGCACTCTGA
- the LOC140871159 gene encoding ankyrin repeat-containing protein ITN1-like isoform X2 has translation MSSPVKIDDVDSEQGLSTPTTSQNPLAEPSPSPSPSSSTAPALVLSNSGKRIDQSGKKKYVKQVTGRHNDTELHLAAQKGDLVAVKQILDDINSQMVRTLSGADFDIEVAEIRASVVNEVNELGETALFTAADKGHINVVKELLKFSNKETLTKKNRSLFDPLHIAASHGHHEIVQVLLDHDPSLIKTIGPANATPLVTAASRGHTAVVNKLLSKDCSLLEISRSNGKNALHFAARQGHVDIVKALLDKDSQLARRTDKKGQTALHMAVKGVSCEVVKLLLDADAAIVMLPDKLGNTALHVATRKKRPKIVDELLRLPDSNVNALSRDHKTALDIAEDLPLSEESSQLKACLLHYGAVRANELNQPRDELRKTVSQIKKDVHIQLEQTKRTNKNVHGIAKELRKLHREGINNATNSVTVVAVLFATVAFAAIFTVPGGDDNNGMAVVVSSISFKIFFIFNAIALFTSLAVVVVQITLVRGETKAERRVVEVINKLMWLASVCTSVAFMASSYIVVGRRHEWAAILVTLVGGVIMAGVLGTMTYYVVRSKRIRSMRKKEKCGRSGSNSWHQSEFSNSDIDPIYAL, from the exons ATGATGTAGACTCGGAGCAAGGTTTATCTACTCCAACAACAAGCCAAAACCCATTGGCTGAGCCTTCACCGTCACCATCACCGTCCTCGTCTACTGCACCAGCTCTGGTTCTATCAAATTCGGGGAAGCGAATTGACCAGTCAGGCAAAAAGAAATACGTAAAACAGGTGACTGGTCGTCACAATGACACCGAGTTGCATTTGGCAGCTCAAAAAGGTGATCTTGTCGCAGTGAAGCAGATACTAGATGATATTAATTCTCAAATGGTGAGGACTCTAAGTGGAGCAGATTTTGACATAGAGGTTGCGGAAATCAGGGCATCGGTTGTTAATGAGGTGAATGAGTTGGGAGAGACAGCATTATTCACTGCAGCTGACAAAGGACACATTAATGTGGTTAAGGAGCTTCTCAAGTTCTCCAACAAGGAAACACTTACTAAGAAGAACCGATCATTATTTGATCCCCTGCATATTGCTGCAAGTCATGGACACCATG AGATTGTGCAAGTGCTGTTAGATCATGATCCTAGCTTAATTAAAACAATTGGTCCTGCAAATGCAACTCCTCTAGTAACTGCGGCTTCAAGAGGCCATACTGCGGTGGTTAACAAACTGTTATCAAAGGATTGCAGCTTGCTAGAAATTTCTAGATCAAATGGAAAAAATGCATTACACTTTGCAGCCAGACAAGGGCATGTCGACATTGTCAAGGCATTGCTAGACAAAGATTCACAATTGGCTCGAAGGACCGACAAAAAGGGGCAAACAGCATTACATATGGCTGTGAAAGGGGTTAGCTGCGAAGTTGTGAAATTACTTCTAGATGCTGATGCAGCCATCGTTATGCTGCCCGACAAACTTGGAAACACGGCTTTACATGTGGCCACGAGGAAAAAGCGACCAAAG ATAGTTGATGAGTTATTACGTCTACCTGATTCGAATGTGAATGCACTATCACGAGACCACAAGACTGCTCTAGACATTGCTGAAGATCTTCCCCTTTCCGAAGAATCCTCCCAGTTAAAGGCATGCCTATTACATTACGGTGCTGTGCGAGCCAACGAATTGAATCAACCCAGAGATGAGCTACGCAAAACCGTCtctcaaataaaaaaagatGTTCACATTCAGCTTGAACAAACAAAGAGAACAAATAAAAATGTCCATGGAATTGCTAAAGAGCTTCGGAAACTACACCGAGAAGGTATAAATAATGCCACCAACTCGGTGACTGTGGTAGCTGTGCTCTTCGCAACAGTTGCCTTTGCAGCCATTTTCACAGTGCCTGGTGGGGACGACAACAATGGAATGGCAGTGGTTGTGAGTAGTATTTCCttcaaaattttctttattttcaacGCCATCGCACTTTTTACGTCCTTGGCTGTTGTCGTGGTTCAAATTACTCTGGTTAGAGGTGAGACGAAGGCTGAAAGACGTGTGGTAGAAGTTATCAACAAACTTATGTGGTTGGCTTCCGTGTGCACATCGGTGGCATTTATGGCGTCTTCATATATAGTGGTTGGCCGGAGACATGAATGGGCTGCAATACTGGTTACACTTGTTGGAGGAGTTATAATGGCTGGGGTTCTTGGAACAATGACCTATTATGTGGTGAGGTCCAAGAGGATACGATCCATGAGGAAGAAGGAGAAATGTGGTCGGAGTGGCTCCAACTCatggcatcagtcagaattttCAAATTCGGACATCGACCCAATTTACGCACTCTGA